From a single Myotis daubentonii chromosome 5, mMyoDau2.1, whole genome shotgun sequence genomic region:
- the TIMM29 gene encoding mitochondrial import inner membrane translocase subunit Tim29, which yields MAGAALKRLWLRSRGEAGIAATAKPGVWTRLGTWARALLRDYADACRDAAAAARARPGRAAVYLGLLGGAASCCALAPDEAAFEEALLDASGTLLLLAPATRNRASEAHVQQLLWLRGRGRLRHVNLVLCSLVYEAPYDAQASLYQARCRYLQPRWVEFPHRILDVGFVGRWWVLGARMRDCDINDDEFLHLPAHLRVVGPHQLHSEANERLFDEKYRPVVLTDDQVDQALWEEQVLQKEKKDRLALSQADSLVARVRDETQ from the exons ATGGCGGGAGCGGCTCTGAAGCGACTTTGGTTGCGAAGCCGCGGAGAGGCAGGGATCGCGGCAACCGCGAAGCCAGGCGTGTGGACGAGGTTGG GCACCTGGGCCCGCGCGCTGCTCCGGGACTACGCCGACGCTTGCAGggacgcggcggcggcggcgcgggctcGGCCAGGCCGGGCGGCCGTTTACTTGGGGCTGCTGGGCGGCGCGGCGTCCTGCTGCGCTCTGGCGCCGGACGAGGCGGCCTTCGAGGAGGCCCTGCTCGACGCGTCGGGGACCCTCCTCCTGCTGGCGCCGGCCACGCGGAACCGCGCCTCGGAAGCGCACGTCCAGCAGCTGCTCTGGCTGCGCGGCCGCGGGCGTCTGCGCCACGTGAACCTGGTCCTCTGCTCGCTGGTGTACGAGGCGCCCTACGACGCCCAGGCCAGCCTCTACCAGGCCCGCTGCCGCTACCTGCAGCCCCGTTGGGTCGAGTTCCCACACCGGATCCTGGACGTGGGCTTCGTGGGCCGCTGGTGGGTGCTGGGCGCTCGGATGCGCGACTGCGACATCAACGACGACGAGTTCCTCCACCTGCCGGCACATCTGCGCGTCGTCGGGCCCCATCAGCTGCACTCGGAAGCCAATGAGCGGCTCTTCGACGAGAAGTACCGGCCGGTCGTGCTCACGGACGACCAGGTGGACCAGGCGCTGTGGGAGGAGCAGGTCctgcagaaggagaagaaggacaGGTTGGCCCTGAGCCAGGCCGACTCGCTGGTGGCGAGGGTCCGCGATGAAACCCAGTGA